The Drosophila biarmipes strain raj3 chromosome 2L, RU_DBia_V1.1, whole genome shotgun sequence genome has a window encoding:
- the LOC108032544 gene encoding voltage-dependent calcium channel type D subunit alpha-1 isoform X1 gives MNTGDRKEQASLTPQQQQSPQQPEPQPPITRHDALDSSSANNRLNHKQNNDKDRDTTSDKSWEAAGRDLLPASVVIVDESCASKSQKQAIESRSGTTTSSSQRRRQLQFQRQKEAKLYDRGDGEREPSTSTSASTSSTVPTTVMGGGELVNCIAYDDNTLVIERKPSPTSPSTSRRYLKAETPTRGSRKYNRKSSSTVKSDLEVVVGKPEQHHQHRSPTVTLPVPANPLTTSASAGTSPTGAVLGSGLGTASGTVLQQSCSALDPPEDPNQPSGTTRRRPTSTELALSNVTSQIVNNATYKLDFKQRRRKSNNGGSGGGGEPAKAGSRSGSLTGLTSGSAISPGAGPGPGPSTSSGKRRKSSCTSCGGGGISAPPTRLTPEEAWQLQPQNSVTSAGSTNSSFSGGCDEESSYSAIGGDSSSSNSCNCDITGDNSTLHGFGVGDVSSFIADCDEGEFEDGDDDRTNKDLSSQTLRTAAIVAALAAGAKEQAQEHSLADCESFSDRRQDADEGVRIIQDSGGNNDSLEDVGEVDDNADVVVRKNSRNRPSIRRTCRITEEDDDEEDDGDQELDDEEPEGTTIDIDEQEQQQLEQGESAEEDDEEEDDDDEDVDEYFEEEEDDTQAFSPFYSSSAELIDNFGGGAGKFFNIMDFERGASGGGGFSPNGGPGSGDASRAARYDSGEGDLGGGSNIMGIDSMAIANIPETMNGTTIGPSGAGGQKGGAAAGAAGQKRQQRRGKPQPDRPQRVLFCLSLKNPLRALCIRIVEWKPFEFLILLTIFANCIALAVYTPYPGSDSNVTNLTLEKVEYIFLVIFTSECVMKILAYGFVLHNGAYLRNGWNLLDFTIVVIGAISTGLSQLTKDGFDVKALRAFRVLRPLRLVSGVPSLQVVLNSILKAMVPLFHIALLVIFVIIIYAIIGLELFSGKLHKACRNEITGEYEDEIRPCGVGYTCPEGFKCYGGWDGPNSGITNFDNFGLAMLTVFQCVTLEGWTDVLYSIQDSMGSDWQWMYFISMVILGAFFVMNLILGVLSGEFSKERNKAKNRGDFQKLREKQQIEEDLRGYLDWITQAEDIEPDAVGGLISDGKGKQPNETDSAENLGEEMPEVQFTESRWRKMKKDFDRANRRMRRACRKAVKSQAFYWLIIVLVFLNTGVLATEHYGQEDWLDRFQEYTNMFFIGLFTCEMLLKMYSLGFQGYFVSLFNRFDCFVVIGSITETLLTNTGMMPPLGVSVLRCVRLLRVFKVTKYWRSLSNLVASLLNSIQSIASLLLLLFLFIVIFALLGMQVFGGRFNSTPNEEKYRMNFDCFWQALLTVFQIMTGEDWNAVMYEGIKAYGGVSSYGALACIYFIILFICGNYILLNVFLAIAVDNLADADSLSDVEKEEEPHDESAQKRSHSPTPTIDGMDDHLSIDIDMENQELDDEEKMDHETLSDEEVREMCEEEEEDSNSEVSARVTARPRRLSEVSMKKTKKPIPRGSAFFIFSYTNRFRVFCHWLCNHGNFGNIILCCIMFSSAMLAAENPLRANDELNKVLNKFDYFFTAVFTIELILKLISYGFVLHDGAFCRSAFNLLDLLVVCVSLISLVSSSNAISVVKILRVLRVLRPLRAINRAKGLKHVVQCVIVAVKTIGNIVLVTCLLQFMFAVIGVQLFKGKFFKCSDGSKMKEEDCFGTYLVYEEGDVHKPRLREREWKNNRFHFDDVAKGMLTLFTVSTFEGWPGLLYVSIDSNEENGGPIHNFRPIVAAYYIIYIIIIAFFMVNIFVGFVIVTFQNEGEQEYKNCDLDKNQRNCIEFALKAKPVRRYIPKHGIQYKVWWFVTSSSFEYTIFILIMINTVTLAMKFYNQPMWYTELLDALNMIFTAVFALEFVFKLAAFRFKNYFGDAWNVFDFIIVLGSFIDIVYSEIKSKDTSQKPECDIAENCKTAKKSAGSNLISINFFRLFRVMRLVKLLSKGEGIRTLLWTFIKSFQALPYVALLIVLLFFIYAVVGMQVFGKIALDGGNSITKNNNFQTFQQAVLVLFRSATGEAWQEIMMSCSAQPDVRCDMKSDTPGEPCGSSIAYPYFISFYVLCSFLIINLFVAVIMDNFDYLTRDWSILGPHHLDEFIRLWSEYDPDAKGRIKHLDVVTLLRKISPPLGFGKLCPHRMACKRLVSMNMPLNSDGTVLFNATLFAVVRTSLSIKTDGNIDDANSELRATIKQIWKRTNPKLLDQVVPPPGNDDEVTVGKFYATYLIQDYFRRFKKRKEQEGKEGHPDSNTVTLQAGLRTLHEVSPALKRAISGNLDELDQEPEPMHRRHHTLFGSVWSSIRRHGNGTFRRSAKATASQSNGALAIGGSASAAMGGSTMVLGSGDPAGDYLYDTLNRSVADGVNNITRNIMQARLAAAGKLQDELQATGSGGELRTFGESISMRPLAKNGGGAATVAGTLPPEANAINYDNRNRGILLHPYNNVYAPNGAIPGHERMIQSTPASPYDQRRLPTSSDMNGLAESLIGGVLAAEGLGKYCDSEFVGTAAREMREALDMTPEEMNLAAHQILSNEHSLSLIGSSNGSIFGGSASGLGGGGGGSSIRNAFGGSGSGPSSLSPQHQPYSGTLNSPPIPDNRLRRVATVTTTNNNHKSQLSQNNSSSLNSRANANSQMNQRNQMSPSAQQVQQQSPQRGQGNQTFSS, from the exons ATGAATACAG GAGACCGTAAGGAACAAGCCTCGTTAACaccgcaacagcaacaatcgCCGCAGCAGCCAGAGCCACAGCCACCAATTACCCGACACGATGCCTTGGATAGTTCTAGTGCTAACAATAGACTAAATCATAAACAGAATAACGATAAGGATAGGGATACAACTAGCGATAAGAGCTGGGAGGCGGCGGGCAGAGATTTATTGCCGGCCAGTGTTGTCATCGTCGATGAATCATGTGCCTCCAAAAGTCAGAAGCAAGCCATAGAGTCGAGAAGTGGGACCACCACCTCCTCATCGCAGCGTCGCCGGCAATTGCAATTCCAGAGACAAAAGGAGGCCAAACTTTATGACCGCGGCGATGGGGAACGGGAACCCTCGACCTCGACCTCCGCGTCAACCTCCAGCACCGTCCCAACCACTGTGATGGGTGGCGGGGAGCTGGTGAATTGTATAGCCTACGATGACAACACCCTGGTCATCGAGAGGAAGCCCTCGCCCACCTCCCCGTCCACCTCGCGGCGCTATCTGAAGGCCGAAACGCCGACGCGTGGCAGCCGAAAGTACAATCGCAAGTCATCGTCAACGGTCAAAAGCGATTTGGAAGTGGTCGTTGGCAAGCCGGAGCAGCATCATCAGCATCGCTCCCCGACCGTAACGCTACCAGTTCCCGCCAACCCACTAACCACATCGGCATCTGCGGGCACCTCGCCCACGGGCGCGGTACTGGGATCAGGACTGGGAACCGCCTCGGGAACGGTGCTGCAACAAAG CTGCAGTGCCCTCGATCCGCCCGAGGATCCGAACCAACCCAGCGGGACCACCAGGAGGCGACCCACCAGCACCGAGCTCGCCCTCAGCAACGTCACCAGCCAGATTGTGAACAACGCCACCTACAAGTTAGACTTCAAGCAGCGCCGGCGCAAAAGCAACAACGGAGGCAGTGGTGGAGGTGGTGAGCCAGCGAAAGCAGGATCCAGATCGGGATCTCTGACGGGACTAACCTCAGGATCGGCGATCAGTCCAGGAGCGGGACCCGGACCAGGACCCTCTACCTCCAGCGGCAAGCGCCGCAAGTCGAGTTGCACCTCCTGCGGAGGTGGTGGCATCAGTGCCCCGCCCACGAGACTTACGCCCGAGGAGGCGTGGCAGCTGCAGCCGCAGAACAGCGTGACCAGTGCGGGCAGCACAAACAGCAGCTTCAGCGGCGGATGCGACGAGGAGAGTAGTTACAGTGCCATCGGcggcgacagcagcagcagcaacagttgcaaCTGCGATATCACCGGTGACAATAGTACGCTACATGGTTTTGGCGTCGGCGACGTCAGCAGCTTCATCGCCGACTGTGACGAGGGCGAATTCGAGGACGGCGACGACGATCGCACCAATAAGGATCTCAGTTCGCAGACCCTGCGCACGGCTGCCATTGTAGCCGCACTTGCAGCCGGAGCCAAGGAACAGGCCCAGGAGCACTCGCTAGCCGACTGCGAGAGCTTCAGCGATCGGCGGCAGGATGCCGATGAGGGTGTCCGCATCATCCAGGACAGCGGCGGCAACAACGACTCACTCGAGGACGTCGGCGAGGTGGACGACAACGCCGACGTTGTCGTGAGGAAGAACTCGAGGAATCGCCCCTCCATCAGAAGGACATGCAGGATCaccgaggaggacgacgacgaggaggacgacggTGACCAGGAGTTAGACGACGAGGAGCCCGAGGGCACCACCATAGACATTGATGAGCaggaacagcagcagctggaaCAAGGGGAATCCGCTGAagaggacgacgaggaggaggacgacgacgacgaggacgtCGACGAGTAtttcgaggaggaggaggacgacacCCAGGCCTTTTCGCCATTCTACTCCAGTTCGGCGGAGCTAATAGACAACTTCGGTGGCGGAGCGGGCAAGTTCTTCAACATCATGGACTTCGAGCGCGGAGCCTCCGGCGGAGGTGGCTTCTCGCCAAACGGCGGACCCGGCAGCGGCGATGCCTCCCGAGCTGCGAGATACGACTCCGGCGAGGGAGATCTGGGCGGCGGCAGTAATATCATGG GCATCGATTCTATGGCCATCGCAAACATTCCGGAAACCATGAACGGCACCACAATTGGACCAAGTGGAGCTGGTGGCCAAAAGGGTGGTGCAGCCGCAGGAGCCGCTGGCCAAAAGAGACAACAGCGGCGGGGCAAGCCGCAACCAGATAGACCACAACGGGTCCTATTTTGCCTGAGCCTCAAGAATCCCTTGCGAGCCTTGTGCATTCGCATTGTGGAGTGGAA ACCATTTGAGTTCCTTATTTTGTTAACCATTTTTGCCAATTGTATTGCCTTGGCCGTGTACACGCCTTATCCGGGCAGCGATTCGAACGTAACGAATCTAACTTTG GAAAAAGTTGAATATATATTCCTAGTAATATTCACATCGGAATGTGTTATGAAAATTTTAGCATATGGTTTTGTGTTACATAATGGTGCATATCTAAGAAATGGATGGAATTTATTAGATTTTACAATTGTAGTTATAGG AGCGATAAGTACTGGACTATCCCAACTGACGAAGGACGGCTTCGATGTGAAGGCCCTACGTGCCTTTCGAGTGCTACGTCCACTGCGACTTGTATCGGGTGTACCAA GTCTACAGGTTGTgctgaattcaattttaaaggCCATGGTGCCACTGTTTCACATTGCACTCCTGGTCATATTCGTAATCATAATCTATGCGATCATTGGCCTAGAGCTCTTCTCTGGCAAATTGCACAAGGCGTGTCGCAATGAGATCACAG GTGAATACGAGGATGAAATTCGCCCCTGTGGAGTAGGCTATACATGTCCAGAGGGCTTCAAGTGCTATGGCGGCTGGGATGGACCAAACAGCGGGATTACCAACTTCGACAACTTTGGCCTGGCCATGTTGACGGTCTTCCAGTGCGTCACCCTCGAGGGGTGGACCGATGTCCTCTATAGC ATCCAAGACTCAATGGGCAGCGACTGGCAGTGGATGTACTTCATTTCCATGGTCATCCTGGGCGCCTTCTTCGTGATGAACCTGATTCTCGGTGTGTTGTCCGGTGAGTTCTCCAAGGAGCGTAACAAGGCCAAGAATCGCGGTGACTTCCAGAAGCTGAGAGAGAAGCAGCAAATCGAGGAGGATCTTCGGGGCTATCTGGATTGGATTACCCAAGCCGAGGACATCGAACCGGATGCCGTGGGTGGCCTGATATCCGATGGCAAGGGCAAGCAGCCCAACGAAACGGACTCCGCTGAGAACCTGGGCGAGGAAATGCCCGAGGTCCAGTTCACCGAATCGCGTTGGCGCAAAATGAAAAAGGACTTCGACCGGGCCAACAGACGAATGCGACGAGCCTGTCGCAAGGCGGTTAAATCCCAGGCATTCTACTGGCTCATTATTGTTCTGGTGTTTCTCAACACTGGCGTCCTGGCCACAGAGCACTATGGGCAAGAGGATTGGCTGGATAGATTCCAGG AATACaccaatatgttttttatcgGTCTCTTTACCTGCGAAATGTTGTTGAAGATGTACAGTCTGGGCTTTCAAGGCTACTTCGTCTCACTGTTCAATCGGTTCGATTGCTTTGTGGTGATTGGCAGTATAACAGAAACCTTGTTGACCAACACTGGAATGATGCCTCCTTTGGGTGTCTCCGTGTTGCGATGTGTGCGTCTCCTGAGAGTCTTCAAAGTAACCAA gtACTGGCGATCCCTTTCAAATCTCGTTGCTTCCCTACTGAACTCTATACAATCGATTGCTTCGCTTCTGTTACTGCTCTTCCTGTTTATTGTGATATTTGCTCTGTTGGGTATGCAAGTCTTTGGTGGCAGGTTTAATTCTACGCCCAATGAGGAAAAGTATCGGATGAATTTCGACTGCTTCTGGCAAGCTCTGCTCACAGTCTTTCAG ATAATGACTGGTGAAGATTGGAATGCTGTGATGTACGAGGGCATCAAAGCCTATGGCGGCGTGTCCTCTTATGGTGCCTTGGCCTGTAtttactttataattttattcatatGCGGTAACTATATCCTGCTGAACGTGTTCTTGGCCATTGCTGTGGATAATTTGGCCGATGCCGACTCGCTGTCCGATGTGGAAAAGGAAGAGGAGCCT CATGATGAATCAGCCCAGAAAAGGTCCCACAGTCCCACTCCAACAATTGATGGCATGGATGATCATCTTAGCATAGATATCGACATGGAGAATCAGGAACTGGATGACGAAGAGAAAAT GGACCACGAGACCTTATCCGATGAGGAAGTCCGGGAAATGTGCGAGGAGGAAGAAGAAG ACTCCAATTCCGAAGTATCAGCACGTGTCACTGCACGACCCAGACGACTGTCCGAAGTCAGCATGAAGAAGACTAAAAAGCCCATCCCGCGAGGCAGTgcctttttcattttcagttACACGAACAG ATTCCGCGTCTTCTGCCATTGGCTTTGCAACCACGGCAATTTCGGCAACATCATCTTGTGTTGCATTATGTTTTCGTCGGCCATGTTGGCAGCAGAGAATCCTCTGAGAGCCAACGATGAACTGAATAAA GTGCTcaataaatttgattattttttcacGGCAGTTTTCACAATAGAACTGATTCTGAAATTGATTTCATACGGCTTCGTATTACACGACGGAGCCTTTTGCAGGTCCGCATTTAATCTGTTAGATTTACTTGTGGTCTGCGTGTCATTGATATCTCTAGTGTCCAG TTCGAATGCGATTTCAGTCGTGAAAATTCTACGTGTGCTCCGTGTTTTAAGGCCACTCAGAGCCATCAATCGTGCCAAGGGTCTCAAG CATGTTGTTCAGTGTGTCATAGTCGCTGTTAAGACTATCGGAAATATTGTGCTCGTCACATGCCTACTGCAGTTCATGTTTGCCGTGATAGGAGTCCAGTTGTTTAAg GGGAAATTCTTCAAGTGCTCTGATGGTTCCAAAATGAAGGAAGAGGATTGCTT CGGCACTTATCTGGTCTATGAGGAGGGTGATGTTCACAAGCCGCGACTCAGGGAACGGGAATGGAAGAACAATCGATTCCACTTCGACGATGTGGCCAAGGGCATGTTGACCCTCTTCACGGTATCCACCTTTGAGGGTTGGCCAGG ATTGCTGTACGTTTCAATCGATTCGAATGAGGAAAATGGCGGTCCAATACACAACTTCCGTCCGATCGTAGCTGCCTACTATATAAtctacattattattattgcctTCTTCATGGTGAACATATTCGTCGGTTTCGTTATTGTGACCTTCCAAAACGAGGGTGAACAGGAATACAAAAATTGTGATCTGGATAAGAACCAGCGTAATTGCATAGAGTTCGCTTTGAAAGCGAAGCCTGTCAGGCGCTATATACCGAAGCATGGTATACAATACAAGGTCTGGTGGTTCGTCACATCGTCGTCCTTTGAGTACACCATATTCATACTGATCATGATAAATACTGTAACGCTGGCCATGAAGTTCTATAATCAGCCCATGTGGTACACGGAACTTTTGGATGCCTTGAACATGATATTTACGGCGGTCTTTGCCCTGGAGTTTGTTTTCAAACTAGCCGCGTTTCGATTTAAG AACTACTTTGGTGATGCCTGGAACGTTTTCGATTTTATCATTGTTTTGGGCAGTTTCATAGACATTGTCTACTCTGAAATTAAG AGCAAGGATACTTCTCAGAAACCCGAATGCGACATTGCGGAAAACTGTAAAACTGCAAAGAAATCT GCTGGTTCAAAtctaatttcaattaatttctTCCGGCTGTTTCGAGTCATGCGACTTGTGAAGCTTCTGAGCAAAGGCGAAGGCATTCGAACCTTACTTTGGACCTTTATCAAATCTTTTCAGGCTCTGCCCTATGTAGCCCTACTAATTGTACTTCTATTCTTCATCTACGCAGTGGTGGGGATGCAA gtTTTTGGCAAAATAGCTCTGGATGGTGGTAACTCCAtaacgaaaaataacaacttCCAGACTTTCCAGCAGGCTGTTCTCGTTCTATTCCGATCGGCGACCGGAGAAGCTTGGCAGGAGATTATGATGTCCTGCTCGGCCCAACCGGATGTAAGGTGCGATATGAAATCGGATACGCCTGGCGAGCCGTGCGGCTCCTCAATAGCCTATCCCTACTTCATTTCCTTCTACGTTCTCTGCTCGTTTTTG atcaTTAATCTTTTTGTGGCCGTCATCATGGACAACTTTGACTATTTGACGCGCGATTGGTCCATTTTGGGACCACATCACCTGGACGAGTTTATTCGTCTTTGGAGCGAATACGACCCGGATGCCAAGGGACGCATCAAGCACTTGGATGTGGTCACACTGCTTAGGAAGATCTCTCCGCCACTCGGCTTCGGCAAGCTGTGTCCCCACCGAATGGCCTGCAAGCGACTGGTCTCCATGAACATGCCCCTCAACTCCGATGGAACTGTTCTGTTCAATGCCACACTTTTTGCCGTGGTCCGCACATCGCTGAGCATTAAGACCGATGGCAACATCGATGATGCCAACTCCGAGCTGCGGGCTACGATCAAACAGATCTGGAAGCGAACCAATCCAAAGCTCCTCGATCAGGTGGTGCCGCCGCCGGGCAACGATGACGAGGTGACCGTTGGCAAGTTCTATGCCACATATCTGATTCAGGACTACTTCCGGCGGTTCAAGAAGCGCAAGGAGCAGGAGGGCAAGGAGGGCCATCCGGACAGCAATACGGTCACTCTGCAGGCCGGTCTGCGCACCCTGCACGAGGTGTCCCCGGCTCTCAAGAGGGCCATCTCCGGTAATCTCGATGAGCTGGACCAGGAGCCGGAGCCGATGCATCGA CGCCACCACACGCTTTTCGGCAGTGTGTGGTCATCGATCCGGCGGCACGGGAACGGAACCTTCCGGCGGAGCGCCAAGGCGACGGCCTCGCAGAGCAACGGAGCTCTGGCGATCGGCGGATCCGCTTCGGCGGCAATGGGTGGTAGTACTATGGTCCTGGGGAGCGGGGATCCTGCTGGGGACTATCTGTACGACACCCTGAACCGCAGTGTAGCCGACGGGGTGAACAATATCACGCGGAACATAATGCAGGCCCGGCTGGCGGCGGCCGGAAAGCTGCAGGATGAACTGCAGGCCACCGGAAGTGGCGGGGAGCTAAGGACGTTCGGCGAGAGCATCTCCATGCGACCGCTGGCCAAAAACGGAGGCGGTGCGGCCACTGTGGCCGGAACCCTGCCGCCCGAGGCCAATGCCATTAACTATGA CAACCGCAATCGTGGTATTTTATTGCATCCATATAACAATG TCTACGCACCCAATGGTGCTATTCCTGGCCACGAACGCATGATCCAATCGACACCAGCTAGTCCCTACGATCAGCGTCGTTTACCAACTTCATCTGATATGAACGGCCTAGCCGAGTCATTGATTGGAGGG GTACTCGCCGCTGAGGGATTGGGTAAATACTGTGACTCCGAATTTGTGGGGACTGCTGCGCGGGAGATGCGCGAGGCGCTGGACATGACGCCCGAGGAAATGAACCTGGCCGCCCACCAGATCCTCTCGAACGAGCACTCGCTGAGCCTGATtggcagcagcaacggcagcatCTTCGGCGGATCCGCCAGCGGGCTtggcgggggcgggggcggcaGCAGCATCCGCAACGCCTTCGGCGGAAGCGGAAGTGGCCCGTCCTCGCTGTCGCCGCAGCATCAGCCATATTCGGGCACTCTGAACTCACCACCGATTCCGGATAATCGTCTGAGACGTGTTGCCACAGTCACGACCACGAACAATAACCATAAGTCCCAACTGAGCCAAAACAACTCGAGTAGCTTAAATAGTAGAGCTAATGCCAATAGCCAAATGAATCAAAGGAACCAAATGTCACCGAGTGCACAGCAAGTGCAGCAACAATCGCCCCAGAGAGGTCAGGGTAACCAGACCTTCTCCTCCTAG